GGATGCGCGCGGCCGTCCCACGCAGGTGCCGCCTCTGGCATGACCATTTGGACAAACGGCAGGGCCGGCATCGCTGCCGGCCCTGCTCACCGCATCGCGCCAGGGATCAGGCGATCGATGCGCGATGGATCGACTCGATCGAGGCGTCGAGTGCCTGGTTGAAGTCCGCGTCGCTGTGCTGCGCGCTCAGGCCTTCGGTCAGCGCGCGGCTGAAGCTCGCGACCACGCCCGGATTCTTCGCCAGCTTTGCGTTGGCGTCGTCGCGGCTGTAGCCGCCCGACAGCGCCACCACCTTCAGCACGGCCGGATGGTCCACCAGCTCCTGGAAGTAGCCGTCCACGCTCGGCAGGGTGAGCTTGAGGATCACCGGCGTCTTCGCATCGATGCGGTCCAGCCGCTCGAGCAGGCCCTTCTTCAGCTCGACCTCGATGGCTTCCTTGTCGGCGGCCTTGATGTCGACTTCCGGCTCGATGATCGGCACCAGCCCGGCGTCGAGCACCTGCTGGCCGAGTTCGAACTGCTGGTCGAGCACCGCGGCGATGCCGGCGGCGTTGTTGGCCTTGATGACCGAACGCTCCTTGGTGCCGAACACGCCCTTGGCCCTGGCCTTGGCCAGCAGCTCGGCAAGGCCGGGGATCGGCTTCATCAGCTGCACGCCGTTGGCCTCGTCTTCCAGGCCCTTGTCGATCTTCAGGAACGGCACGACCTGCTTCTCGTTCCACAGGAAGCTGGCGGCGTCCTGGCCGGCGAAGCTGGCGTCGAGGGTGCGCTCGAACAGGATGGCGCCGAGGATGCGCTCACCGGTGAATGCCGGGCTGGTGACGATGCGGGTGCGCATCTGGTGCACCAGGTCGTACATCCCGGCCTCGTCGGACCACGCCGATTCGTCGATGCCGTAGAGCTTCAGCGCCTTGGGCGTGCTGCCGCCGCTCTGGTCCAGCGCGGCGATGAAGCCCTTGCCCGAGGCGATCCTGTCGAGTTGCTGCTGATTCACTGCCACGTCGATGTCCTGTCCTGTGGTGAAAGGGGGGTCCTGCGACCGGTGATGATACCCCGCGGGTAGGAACGCTTCAGGCGCCACGGGCCCGGCGCACCCCGCCGGCACTGTAAAATGGCCGTCTTTTGGCCAGTCGCATGCAGCAAGCCCAGCTCCGGGCACCCGTTCCAGCCTCCACCCTGCCCCGCCTGCTGGCGCGGATCGCGGGGGCCACGCCGATGCCGCCACCGCAGGCGCCGGCGGCCCGGCTCGGGGAATGGCTGGACTGGCCGCGTGCGGTCGCCCTGTCGCGTGCGCTGGATGGCCCTGCCGCGGTGGACGACGACGCCGGGTCCGATGTGGACGCCGACACCTGCGCGCACGTGCGCGAGGAGCTCGTGCAATCGATCACCGCCGAGCGTGGCTGGCCCGCGGCCGATGCCGGCAGCGACGCCGCCGCTGCCGCGGTGCTGCGCCATTGCCAGTCGCTGCAGCGCGCGATGCAGGCGGCGACCGGGCGCCTGCGCGGACAGCTGCGCGACCGCCTGGCACGGCAGTCGCCGCTTCAGGCCCGGCTGGCGGCGGTCGACGCGGTGCTCGAAGGCGTGCTCAGCCCGCGCGAGCATGCGTTGCTGGCGCCGGTGCCCGCATTGCTGGCCGCGCACTGCGAACGCCTGCAGCGCAGCGACGGCGCAACGGCCCAGGCCGATGGCTGGTACCGCCCGTTCCGCGAGGACGCCCGGCAGGTGCTGCTGGCCGAACTCGACCTCCGCTTCCAACCCGTCGATGCGCTGGTCGCCGCGCTTCGCCCTTCTTCCGTGGACGCATGAACAGACATCTCATCCATTGGCCGGTGTTCGCCACCGGCCTGCTGGCCATCGGCTGGATCGGCGCCGGCTATCTCGGCAGCCATACGCTGGCGCTGGCGGTCACCCTGCTGATCGCTGCGCTGTACCTGGTCGGCGCCCTCGAACTGCACCGCTACCGCCAGGCCACCGCGACGCTGGACCGCGCGCTCGACGGGCTGGCCGAACCGCCCGCGGTGCTGGCGGACTGGCTGGAGCAGGTCGATGCCGCCCTGCGTGGCGTGGTGCGCCTGCGCGTGGAGGAAGGCCGGGTACCGCTGCCGGTGCCGTCGCTGACGCCGTACCTGGTCGGGATGCTGGTGCTGCTGGGCATGCTCGGCACCCTGCTCGGCATGCTGCTGACCCTGCGCGGCACCGGGATGGCGTTGCAGACCGCGAGCGACCTGCAGGCGGTGCGCGACTCGCTGGCCGCCCCGGTCGAGGGCCTGGGTGTCGCATTCGGCACCTCGATCGCCGGTGTCGCCGCCTCGTCGATGCTGGGCCTGCTGTCGGCGCTGTGCCGCAGCGAACGCGCGGCCGTGGTGCGGCGCCTCGACAGTGCGATCGCCACCACCCTGCGCCTGCACTCGCCGGCACAACAGCGCGACGAAACCCTGCAACTGATGCGCGCGCAGTCCACCGTGATGCCGGCGCTGGTGGAGCGCCTGCAGGACATGATGGCCGCGCTGGACCGCCAGGCGCAGGCCGCGCATGCGCACCAGACCGCGCAGCAGGACAGCTTCCACGCCGGCACCGCCGCGGCCTACGAACGCCTCGCCGCCTCGGTCGAACAGTCGCTGCAGCGCAGCGCCAGCGACAGCGCACGCGCCTTCGGCGACGCATTGCAGCCGGTGGTGGCGACGACGATGGAAGCGGTGACGCGCGAGACCACGCGCCTGCACCAGACCGTCGCCGCCGCGGTCGACAGCCAGCTGCAGGCACTGTCGGCCGGCGTCGAAGCCAACGGCCACGCCATGGCCACGTTGTGGCGGCAGGCGCTCGAGCAGCAGCGCGAGGCCCAGGCAGCGCTGGCGGCGACCACCCGCGATCGCATGGACCAGGTCGGCACGCGGTTCACCGAGCACGCCGCCACGCTGGTCGATGCGGTCGCCACGCAACTGGACGGGACCGCCGCACGCATCGGCAGCGCATGGGACGCCGCACTCGAACGCCAGCAGGCGCAGCACGCGCAACTCGTCGCCCAGCAGCAGGCCGCGCTGGTGGCCGCCGGCGACGGGCTCGCCAGCAGGGCACAGACGTTGCTGGACGACATCGCGGCCTCGCACGCGCGCCTGCAGGACGCGCTCGCCAGTGGCGACGAACAACGCCTGGCGACATGGACCCGCGAGTTCAGCGCAATCGGCACCGCGTTGCGCGCGGACTGGGCACGCATCGGCGATGAGGCCGCGCAACGCCAGCAGGCGATCTGCGACGCGCTCGCACGCACCGCGCAGCAGATCGGCGAGCAGGCGCAGGCGCATGCCAGTGCCACCATCGCCGAAATTGCCACCCTGGTGCAGGTGGCATCGGAAGCCCCGCGCGCAGCCGCGGAAGTGGTGGCGGAACTGCGGCAGAAGCTGTCCGACAGCATGGTCCGCGACACCGAGCTGCTCGCCGAGCGCACCCAGCTGATGGACACGCTGGCCACCCTGCTCGACGCGGTCAACCATGCCTCCGTGCAGCAGCGCGAGGCGATCGACGCGCTGGTGTCCACCAGTGCCGGCCTGCTGGAGCGGGTGGGCGATCGCTTCGTTGCACAGGTCGAAGGCGAGACCGGCAAGCTCGACGACGCCGCCACCCGCGTCGGCGTGGGTGCGGCCGAAGTCGCCAGCCTTGGCGAGGCGTTTGCCGGTGCGGTGGAACTGTTCGGTGCCAGCAACGAACGGCTGCTGGAGCGGCTCGACGGCATCGGCGCCACGCTCGACGCCACCGCCACCCGCAGCGACGAACAGCTCGCCTACTACGTTGCGCAGGCGCGCGAAGTGGTCGACCTCAGCGTGCTGGCGCAGAAGCAGATCATCGAGGAGCTGCGACAGCTGCCCCGCGTACGCGACCGGGTCGACGCATGAGCCTGGAAGTCGAGGTCGACGACGGCGCCGGGGCACCGGTCTGGGCCGCGTTCGGCGACCTGATGTCGGTGCTGCTGGGCGTGTTCGTGCTGATCCTGGTCGGCGTGATCGGCGTACAGCTGCACCTTGAAGTGCAGCTGCAGCAGGAGATCGAACAGCGCCAAGCGGAGGAGCAGCGACGCCAGGCACTGGAGGACGCGCTCGCGGCGCCGCTGGCGGCCGGGCGCATCACCCTGGTCGATGGCCGCATCGGCATCCGCGGCAGCGTGCTGTTCGCGCTCAACTCCGACCGCCTGCAACCCGAGGGCGTGGACCTGCTGGCGACGCTGGCCGGTCCGCTGTCGGGCTATCTCGGCACGCGCGACGAGATCCTGATGGTCAGCGGCTTCACCGATGACCGGCAGATCCGCGGCAGCAACCGCCAGTTCGCCGACAACTGGGAACTGTCGGCACAGCGCGCGCTCACCGTGACCCGCGCGCTGGTCGAGCATGGCGTGCCGGCCGCGTCGGTGTTCGCCGCCGCCTTCGGTGCCGAACAACCGGTGGCGCCGAACACCGACGAGGCGGGACGTGCGCGCAACCGCCGGGTGGAGATGGCGCCGGTGCCGCGCCAGCAGTCGGCGGCCCATGGCGGCTGACGCACCCGCCGGCATCGCCGGACTCCGGCCTGTTGACGCGCTGCGCCGCGGACACATCGACGCGCTGCGTCGTCGCATGGAAGGCGCGGACGATGCACTGCGCGACGCCCTCGCGCAGCGGCTCCTGGCGCTGGAAGCCACTCCCGTCGAACGCGCGTGTTGCGGCCATCGGCCAAGCGCGGACGCGGCATCCACCGCGATGTTCGGCCCGCTGCTGGCCACGCTCGAACAGGAAGCCCGCTGGCGCGATGCGCATGCGGTCGATGGCGTTCCATCCCGCGCCGCCTATCCGGCCCTGCCGGCGCTGCAGCCGCTGCGGGCGCTGTGGGCACAGCTGCGCATCGAAGGACAGACGCGCGAGGCCCTGGCACCGGCCACCACCGATGCCGGGCCGTTGAATTCGGCCAACCTCGTGCACCGCGCGCTCACCCTGATGCGCGACGCGTCGCCCGGCTACCTGCACCACCTGATGGCCTACCTCGACGTGCTGTCGGCCGTGGAGCAGATGCCCGCCGCCGACACCCTGCGGCCTGCCAACGCCGCCGCGCCACCGGCGAAGAAACGCGCGCGCGCGTCGCGGGCAAAGCGCAAGTAGCGCTGGCAGCCCGCCGTTCGCCGGCATAAAAAAACGCGGGAGGCCAGGCCTCCCGCGCTTTCGGAACAGACGCTGCTGGTGGCAGTTACTGCGCGGCGGTGTCCGCCGGTGCCGCGTCGGTGGCCGGCGCGGTCGCGTCGGCCGGCACGGCATCGCCCGGGGTCGTCACCGGCGGCGGCGTCACCGCCGGGCCACCGACGCGCGAGACGCGCCAGATGATGTTGGCCAGGTCGTCGGCGATGATCACCGCGCCACGCGGGTCCACCGTCACGCCGACCGGGCGGCCGCGGGTGGTGCCGTCGTCGTCACGGAAGTTGGTGGCGAAGTCGATCGGCTGGCCGACCGGGCGACCGTTCTGGAAGCGCACGAACACGACCTTGTAGCCGACCGGCTCGGAACGGTTCCAGCTGCCGTGCATGCCGACGAAGGCACCTTCAGCGAACTCCGGACCCATCACCGGCGACGAGAAGTCCACGCCCAGCGACGCGACGTGCGCACCGATGCTGTAGTCGGGCGTGATCGTCGCGGCGACCTTGTCCGGATTCTGCGGACGCACGCGGTCATCCACCTGCCCGTCCCAGTACGCCCACGGCCAGCCGTAGAAGCCGCCGTCCTGCACCGAGGTCAGGTAATCGGGCACCAGGTCCGGACCGATCTCGTCACGCTCGTTGACCACCGCCCACAGCTGGCTGGTGGTCGGCTCGATCGCAAGCGCGGTGGGATTGCGCAGACCGGTCGCGTACTCGCGGTGCATGCCGGTCGCGGCGTCGATCTCCCACACCATCGCCCGGTTTTCCTCGGCGGTCATGCCGCGCTCGGTGATGTTGGAGTTCGAACCGATGCCGACATACAGGAAGCGGCCATCGGCACTGGCGGTCATCGCCTTGGTCCAGTGATGGTTGATGTCGGACGGCAGCAGGGTGAGCAGTTCCGGCTCGCCACTGGCCTGGGTCTGGCCGGGCTGGTAGTCGAACCGCACCACCGCGTCCTGGTTCGCCACGTACAGGTTGTTGCCGATCAGGGCGAGGCCGTACGGCGCGTTGAGGTTCTCGGCGAACACCGTCTTGAGCTCGTACTCGCCGTCACCATCGGCATCGCGCAGCAGGGTCAGGCGGTTGCCGCTCTTGACCGAGGTGGTGCCCGCGGCCTTGATCGGCCCGGCGATGACGTCCTTGGGCTTGAGCTTGGGTGCGTTGCCGCCACGGCCCTCGGCCACGAGGATGTCGCCGTTGGGCAGCACCAGGGTCTGGCGCGGGATGCCGAGATCGGTGGCGATGGCGCGCACCTCGAAACCATCCGGCACGGCCGGAAGCTGGTCGCCCCAGGTGTCGGGGCTGGCGATCACCATCTGCGGCAGCAGGCCGCGCTTGGGCTGCGGGAGGTTGACGTCGGAGCCGTACTGCAGCGTCGGCTCCGGCGCCGGGTTGCAGGCGGCCAGCGACACGGCCAGCGCCGCGGCGAGGGTGAGGGAAGTACGGCTCATTTCAGTTCTCCCGTGCGCGCGGTGCTGAACCCCATGAAGGTCGCGACCAGCGCCAGTACGACCACGATCAACGACATCACCAGCCCGCCCGGCATGCTTGCCCAGGCGTCACGCGCATGCATCAGCGCGTTGAAGAAGCCGACCACCCACATCGCCACCACGACCAGCGCGTAGATGACGGCGCCACGTGTGCGCACCGCGCCACGCAGGTCGAACAGCGAGAACAGCAGGGCGACGGCCGAAAACACCAGGCCGCTGACGATCAGCCAGGAGGCGAAGTTCTGCCACTGGATCTCGTAGCTGCGGAAATAGGCGAAGTCGCTCAGTGCGGCACCGAGGAACAGCGCCAGCGCGCCAGCCAGCATGACGGCATGCAATGGATGGATCGCGTACGCGTAGCGACGGGATCGGGAAGGGGTCATGACAGGTCTCCGGAAGCGGACGGACAGCACAAATGGCGGCAGAAACCGCAGCAGGAACATGTTAACCGTCACATTCTGAGCATGGCGTGCACAGTGTGTGCCGATGCGGGCCTTGGCGAACGGGGTTTCCGGCTACCCACTTTATGGGGATCGACGGTGCGGGACACGTGAGTGCCGGCGGCGCTGGTGCGCTGGACTATGCTGGCGGGCCCCTCCGTGCCCGGGAGATACGCATGACCCTGCTGCAGTGGATCGGACTCGGAATCGGCATCGGCGCGCTGTACGCGCTGGTCCGCATCCTGCTGGGTCGCAAGGACCCGCCCTGAAGGCGGCGCGGGCACACCGCCCCGCCACTCGCTGGTCGACCTGACTCCCGCCGGGGCGATGCAGACGCACCGCGGCGCCTGCGCGACGGTGAGCGCGCTACGATCCGGGTCCTGGGCCATCCGGGGAACCGCCATGCCACGTCGCGCCGTCACGCTGCTGCTCGCCTACTGTTTCGTCCTCCCCGCCACCATCGCCAGTGCCGCCGACGCCCAGCGCGCCGAGGTCACCCGGGCGGCGACCACGCTGCAGGAAAAGGTCGTGGACTGGCGACGCGACATCCACCAGCACCCGGAACTGTCCAACCGCGAGACGCGCACCGCCGCGAAGGTCGCCGACCATCTGCGCAGCCTGGGCCTGGAGCCGCGCACCGGCATCGCCCACCACGGCGTGACCGCCGTGCTCAAGGGCGGCCGCCCCGGGCCGCGGCTGGCACTGCGCGCCGACATGGACGCGCTGCCGGTGACCGAGGCCACCGGGCTGCCGTTCGCCTCGACCGCCACCGACACCTATCGCGGCCAGAGCACCGGGGTGATGCACGCCTGCGGCCACGATGCGCACACCGCGATCCTGATGGGCGTGGCCGAGGCGCTGGTGGGCATGCGCGAGCAGCTGGCGGGCGAGGTGCTGTTCGTGTTCCAGCCGGCGGAGGAAGGCGCGCCGGAGGGTGAGGAAGGCGGTGCCCGGCTGATGCTGGAGGAAGGCGTGTTCGCCGGCTTCAAGCCCGACGCGGTGTTCGGCCTGCATGTCTTCAGCACGCTCAACGCCGACACCATCGGCGTGCGCGCCGGGCCGACGATGGCGGCGTCGGACCGCTTCGGCATGAAGGTGATCGGCCGCCAGACCCACGGCTCGCGGCCCTGGGGCGGGGTCGACCCCATCCTCGCCGCCGCGCAGATCGTCAACCAGTCGCAGGCGATCGTCAGCCGGCAGATGGACATCAGCAGGCAGCCGGTGGTGCTCACCTTCGGCGCGATCAATGGCGGCATCCGCTACAACATCATCCCGGACTCGGTGGAACTGGTCGGCACCATCCGCACCTTCGACGAGGCCATGCGCGCGGATGTCTTCCGGCGCCTGGCTTCGGTGGCCGAGCACGTGGCCGCCGCCAATGGCGCCACGGTGGAGGCGCAGATCCCGGCCGAAGAAGGCAACCCGGTGACCTTCAACAACGAGGCCCTGACCGCGCGGATGCGCCCGAGCCTGGAAGCCGCCGCCGGTGCCGCCAATGTGGTGGAGATGCCGCTGGTGATGGGCGCGGAGGATTTCTCGCTGTACGCGCAGGAGGTGCCGGGGCTGTTCTTCTTCGTCGGCGCGACCACGGTCGGCGCCGACGCCGCCAGCGCGCCCAGCAACCATTCGCCCAAGTTCGACGTCGACGAGTCCGCGCTCGACCTCGGCCTGCGGGCGATGCTGCAGGCGACGCTGGATTATCTCGACGGCGACGGCGACGGCGATGGCGATC
This portion of the Luteimonas yindakuii genome encodes:
- a CDS encoding DUF802 domain-containing protein, which codes for MNRHLIHWPVFATGLLAIGWIGAGYLGSHTLALAVTLLIAALYLVGALELHRYRQATATLDRALDGLAEPPAVLADWLEQVDAALRGVVRLRVEEGRVPLPVPSLTPYLVGMLVLLGMLGTLLGMLLTLRGTGMALQTASDLQAVRDSLAAPVEGLGVAFGTSIAGVAASSMLGLLSALCRSERAAVVRRLDSAIATTLRLHSPAQQRDETLQLMRAQSTVMPALVERLQDMMAALDRQAQAAHAHQTAQQDSFHAGTAAAYERLAASVEQSLQRSASDSARAFGDALQPVVATTMEAVTRETTRLHQTVAAAVDSQLQALSAGVEANGHAMATLWRQALEQQREAQAALAATTRDRMDQVGTRFTEHAATLVDAVATQLDGTAARIGSAWDAALERQQAQHAQLVAQQQAALVAAGDGLASRAQTLLDDIAASHARLQDALASGDEQRLATWTREFSAIGTALRADWARIGDEAAQRQQAICDALARTAQQIGEQAQAHASATIAEIATLVQVASEAPRAAAEVVAELRQKLSDSMVRDTELLAERTQLMDTLATLLDAVNHASVQQREAIDALVSTSAGLLERVGDRFVAQVEGETGKLDDAATRVGVGAAEVASLGEAFAGAVELFGASNERLLERLDGIGATLDATATRSDEQLAYYVAQAREVVDLSVLAQKQIIEELRQLPRVRDRVDA
- a CDS encoding DUF3348 family protein, translating into MQQAQLRAPVPASTLPRLLARIAGATPMPPPQAPAARLGEWLDWPRAVALSRALDGPAAVDDDAGSDVDADTCAHVREELVQSITAERGWPAADAGSDAAAAAVLRHCQSLQRAMQAATGRLRGQLRDRLARQSPLQARLAAVDAVLEGVLSPREHALLAPVPALLAAHCERLQRSDGATAQADGWYRPFREDARQVLLAELDLRFQPVDALVAALRPSSVDA
- a CDS encoding DUF2231 domain-containing protein; protein product: MTPSRSRRYAYAIHPLHAVMLAGALALFLGAALSDFAYFRSYEIQWQNFASWLIVSGLVFSAVALLFSLFDLRGAVRTRGAVIYALVVVAMWVVGFFNALMHARDAWASMPGGLVMSLIVVVLALVATFMGFSTARTGELK
- a CDS encoding amidohydrolase; this encodes MPRRAVTLLLAYCFVLPATIASAADAQRAEVTRAATTLQEKVVDWRRDIHQHPELSNRETRTAAKVADHLRSLGLEPRTGIAHHGVTAVLKGGRPGPRLALRADMDALPVTEATGLPFASTATDTYRGQSTGVMHACGHDAHTAILMGVAEALVGMREQLAGEVLFVFQPAEEGAPEGEEGGARLMLEEGVFAGFKPDAVFGLHVFSTLNADTIGVRAGPTMAASDRFGMKVIGRQTHGSRPWGGVDPILAAAQIVNQSQAIVSRQMDISRQPVVLTFGAINGGIRYNIIPDSVELVGTIRTFDEAMRADVFRRLASVAEHVAAANGATVEAQIPAEEGNPVTFNNEALTARMRPSLEAAAGAANVVEMPLVMGAEDFSLYAQEVPGLFFFVGATTVGADAASAPSNHSPKFDVDESALDLGLRAMLQATLDYLDGDGDGDGDRNRKRAG
- a CDS encoding DUF2894 domain-containing protein, encoding MAADAPAGIAGLRPVDALRRGHIDALRRRMEGADDALRDALAQRLLALEATPVERACCGHRPSADAASTAMFGPLLATLEQEARWRDAHAVDGVPSRAAYPALPALQPLRALWAQLRIEGQTREALAPATTDAGPLNSANLVHRALTLMRDASPGYLHHLMAYLDVLSAVEQMPAADTLRPANAAAPPAKKRARASRAKRK
- a CDS encoding OmpA family protein yields the protein MSLEVEVDDGAGAPVWAAFGDLMSVLLGVFVLILVGVIGVQLHLEVQLQQEIEQRQAEEQRRQALEDALAAPLAAGRITLVDGRIGIRGSVLFALNSDRLQPEGVDLLATLAGPLSGYLGTRDEILMVSGFTDDRQIRGSNRQFADNWELSAQRALTVTRALVEHGVPAASVFAAAFGAEQPVAPNTDEAGRARNRRVEMAPVPRQQSAAHGG
- a CDS encoding fructose bisphosphate aldolase, with the protein product MAVNQQQLDRIASGKGFIAALDQSGGSTPKALKLYGIDESAWSDEAGMYDLVHQMRTRIVTSPAFTGERILGAILFERTLDASFAGQDAASFLWNEKQVVPFLKIDKGLEDEANGVQLMKPIPGLAELLAKARAKGVFGTKERSVIKANNAAGIAAVLDQQFELGQQVLDAGLVPIIEPEVDIKAADKEAIEVELKKGLLERLDRIDAKTPVILKLTLPSVDGYFQELVDHPAVLKVVALSGGYSRDDANAKLAKNPGVVASFSRALTEGLSAQHSDADFNQALDASIESIHRASIA
- a CDS encoding PQQ-dependent sugar dehydrogenase, whose translation is MSRTSLTLAAALAVSLAACNPAPEPTLQYGSDVNLPQPKRGLLPQMVIASPDTWGDQLPAVPDGFEVRAIATDLGIPRQTLVLPNGDILVAEGRGGNAPKLKPKDVIAGPIKAAGTTSVKSGNRLTLLRDADGDGEYELKTVFAENLNAPYGLALIGNNLYVANQDAVVRFDYQPGQTQASGEPELLTLLPSDINHHWTKAMTASADGRFLYVGIGSNSNITERGMTAEENRAMVWEIDAATGMHREYATGLRNPTALAIEPTTSQLWAVVNERDEIGPDLVPDYLTSVQDGGFYGWPWAYWDGQVDDRVRPQNPDKVAATITPDYSIGAHVASLGVDFSSPVMGPEFAEGAFVGMHGSWNRSEPVGYKVVFVRFQNGRPVGQPIDFATNFRDDDGTTRGRPVGVTVDPRGAVIIADDLANIIWRVSRVGGPAVTPPPVTTPGDAVPADATAPATDAAPADTAAQ